A stretch of Cicer arietinum cultivar CDC Frontier isolate Library 1 chromosome 5, Cicar.CDCFrontier_v2.0, whole genome shotgun sequence DNA encodes these proteins:
- the LOC101503210 gene encoding uncharacterized protein, giving the protein MAGSESAPAEAETENHLSSLIYDISNEAQAIMENMLKMIAEINQNSAVIEEEIEKCKGSAIERKTALDEERDHFQKAAYAVLDMLNRD; this is encoded by the exons ATGGCGGGATCGGAGTCAGCACCAGCAGAAGCAGAAACCGAAAACCACCTCTCTTCTCTCATCTACG ACATATCAAATGAAGCTCAAGCTATCATGGAAAACATGCTTAAGATGATCGC tgaaataaatcaaaattctgCAGTGATAGAAGAAGAAATAGAGAAGTGTAAAGGTTCTGCTATAGAGAGGAAAACAGCTTTAGATGAAGAGAGAGATCATTTTCAAAAAGCTGCTTATGCTGTTCTCGACATGTTAAACAGAGATTAA